The following proteins are co-located in the Paenibacillus sp. FSL H8-0079 genome:
- a CDS encoding serine/threonine-protein kinase produces the protein MRKDNCKMALQRNVIINDTYQVRQVLASSELAIVYAGRDRNTGAKVAIKEFFPLRLAERQADKRGVFCSSRGYGGQYQELLTAFLLEGELLSKLDHPHIVSYLDHFEANDTGYLVMEYCTGITLTEYLNEHNHALDAAFITETLLPLVDTLDYIHKQGILHRDVKPSNIMVMEDGTPKLLDFGSATRWPMQSGEKQAIFTSAGYSPLEFYSEKSSQGPMSDIYSLAALLHYWTCGQPPMDVKQRLFQDELPSVRSHNEYVNPWLAHVIHWGLSVRSEKRCASLAWVRSSLRVQAWVWKVRKPGTVEWSLVENEHTQVYEVEPKKQHETA, from the coding sequence ATGAGAAAAGACAATTGCAAAATGGCATTGCAACGCAATGTGATTATAAATGATACATATCAGGTGAGACAGGTATTGGCCAGCAGTGAGTTGGCTATTGTATATGCAGGGCGGGATCGTAACACAGGTGCCAAGGTAGCCATTAAGGAATTCTTCCCACTGCGACTGGCTGAACGTCAGGCAGACAAGCGGGGAGTCTTCTGTTCATCGCGGGGATATGGCGGGCAATATCAGGAGTTGCTGACTGCATTTCTGCTCGAAGGTGAACTATTATCAAAACTGGATCATCCTCATATTGTTTCGTATTTGGATCATTTTGAAGCGAATGATACGGGGTATCTGGTTATGGAATACTGCACAGGGATTACGTTGACCGAGTATCTGAATGAACACAATCATGCGCTCGATGCTGCATTCATAACGGAGACGCTGCTTCCACTGGTGGACACATTGGATTATATACATAAGCAAGGCATTCTTCACCGGGATGTGAAACCTTCCAACATTATGGTGATGGAGGACGGTACACCCAAACTTCTGGACTTCGGCTCAGCTACCCGTTGGCCTATGCAATCCGGAGAGAAACAGGCCATATTTACATCAGCAGGTTATTCCCCGCTGGAGTTCTATTCAGAAAAATCCAGTCAGGGACCTATGTCGGACATCTATAGCCTGGCGGCTCTGCTCCATTATTGGACATGCGGGCAGCCACCTATGGATGTGAAGCAGCGGTTGTTCCAGGATGAACTGCCATCTGTTCGTTCACATAATGAATATGTGAACCCATGGCTCGCTCATGTTATTCATTGGGGACTGTCGGTGCGTTCTGAGAAACGCTGTGCTTCTCTGGCTTGGGTAAGAAGCTCGCTCCGAGTTCAAGCCTGGGTATGGAAAGTTCGCAAACCAGGTACGGTGGAATGGTCTTTGGTCGAGAATGAACATACGCAGGTCTATGAAGTGGAGCCGAAAAAGCAACATGAGACGGCGTAA
- a CDS encoding alpha/beta hydrolase — protein sequence MSSIYRSEEGKSSILEEYEIYLNELGEGFTREYVETRFGKTHVLLTGPQDGKPLFILQGGNCVNPMTLSWFSSLFKEYRIIAPDTIGHPGYSEEASISTRFDSLALWVSDLLDHYDIEKSAFIGPSFGGGIILRLATYIPERISCSVLVAPAGLAVNSKIKTAQDITLPLVKYRMTSSPSSLQKITDTMSCNCMKEMDKNIIGKLFKYVSIDQDLPKLTEREELVNYTSPTLLLVGEKDVFFPADKCIERAQKIIPNVQAIKYDTGHFPSQDVLVQMNKEIGQFLQKNY from the coding sequence ATGAGTTCCATTTATAGAAGTGAAGAAGGCAAGAGTAGCATTCTTGAAGAGTATGAGATTTATTTGAATGAGTTGGGTGAGGGATTTACACGGGAGTATGTGGAGACACGTTTTGGGAAGACCCATGTTTTATTGACAGGTCCTCAAGATGGCAAGCCGTTATTTATTCTTCAGGGCGGTAATTGTGTGAATCCGATGACGTTGTCATGGTTCTCTTCCTTATTTAAAGAATACCGGATTATTGCTCCTGATACGATTGGTCATCCCGGCTATAGTGAGGAAGCTAGCATCTCGACACGGTTTGATAGTTTGGCATTATGGGTGTCGGATCTGCTGGATCACTATGATATCGAAAAGAGTGCGTTTATCGGTCCATCGTTTGGAGGAGGCATTATCCTCAGATTGGCTACCTATATTCCGGAACGCATTTCGTGCTCCGTATTGGTTGCTCCTGCGGGTCTCGCTGTCAATTCCAAAATCAAAACAGCTCAGGATATCACGCTGCCGCTCGTCAAGTACCGCATGACGTCTTCACCATCTTCTTTGCAAAAAATTACGGACACCATGTCGTGCAACTGCATGAAAGAAATGGACAAAAACATTATCGGCAAACTTTTTAAATATGTCAGCATAGATCAGGATCTGCCCAAGCTCACGGAGCGGGAAGAACTGGTGAACTACACGTCACCAACCCTATTATTGGTGGGGGAGAAGGATGTATTTTTCCCAGCGGATAAGTGTATTGAACGGGCTCAAAAGATTATTCCAAATGTTCAAGCCATCAAGTATGATACAGGACATTTTCCTTCACAGGACGTATTGGTTCAAATGAACAAGGAAATAGGGCAGTTTTTACAGAAAAATTATTAA
- a CDS encoding ribonuclease H family protein, with amino-acid sequence MAKQKYYVVWEGKKPGVYSTWADCKAQTDHYTGAKYKSYESKAAAEEAYRAGWKGNWGSSAGGASKTKSASSGRSAGMETSEEVDYDSISVDVGTRGNPGPVEYKGVDTRTGEIIFSVGPISKGTNNLGEFLAIVHALAHLKKEGSTKTVYTDSVNAMKWLKQKKVATTLARDNSTEEIWLMIERAEQWLQANTYSNRVLKWQTKQWGEIKADYGRK; translated from the coding sequence GTGGCGAAACAGAAATACTATGTTGTCTGGGAAGGTAAGAAGCCTGGCGTATATAGCACATGGGCAGATTGCAAAGCGCAGACGGATCATTATACCGGAGCAAAATATAAATCGTATGAATCGAAAGCGGCTGCAGAAGAAGCGTATCGTGCAGGATGGAAAGGGAATTGGGGTTCAAGTGCAGGCGGAGCGTCGAAGACGAAGTCCGCTAGTAGCGGAAGAAGCGCAGGCATGGAAACGTCGGAAGAAGTGGATTACGACAGCATCTCTGTTGATGTAGGTACACGCGGTAACCCCGGGCCTGTAGAGTACAAAGGTGTAGACACCCGCACAGGTGAGATTATTTTCTCTGTAGGGCCGATCTCCAAAGGCACGAACAATCTGGGCGAATTTTTGGCCATTGTACATGCCCTCGCACATCTGAAGAAAGAAGGCAGTACCAAAACGGTGTATACTGACTCGGTCAATGCCATGAAATGGCTGAAGCAGAAAAAAGTAGCCACGACGTTAGCAAGAGACAACTCCACAGAAGAAATCTGGCTGATGATTGAACGTGCGGAGCAGTGGCTTCAGGCGAATACGTACAGTAATAGAGTGCTGAAATGGCAGACGAAACAGTGGGGCGAAATCAAGGCAGATTACGGTCGAAAGTAA
- a CDS encoding HEAT repeat domain-containing protein, which yields MYTNIIQEMLSKGDMEGAIQQVACIGEKKDTSQLTFLIEILKSTENNVLRNEIAIALSDIGDNRAVEPLVEVITDPKTLGSRGTLLYALEHLDYILHIENIIPFIGDSSLEVSAQSFMLLEQAMDRLTDSQILRYQQIIELQMQNNQSKLLEVALEMLRTWG from the coding sequence ATGTATACGAACATAATACAAGAAATGCTTTCTAAAGGAGATATGGAAGGTGCTATCCAACAAGTAGCATGTATTGGTGAGAAAAAGGATACATCTCAATTAACCTTTCTGATTGAGATTTTAAAATCTACAGAAAACAATGTATTACGAAATGAAATTGCCATCGCTTTATCTGACATTGGAGATAATCGAGCAGTCGAGCCATTAGTGGAAGTCATAACAGACCCCAAGACTTTGGGCAGCAGAGGCACATTGTTATACGCTCTTGAACACCTGGACTACATACTACATATAGAGAACATCATCCCGTTTATCGGGGATTCCAGTCTGGAAGTGAGTGCGCAGTCATTCATGTTATTGGAGCAAGCGATGGATAGGCTAACAGATTCACAAATACTTAGGTATCAACAAATAATTGAACTACAAATGCAAAACAATCAAAGCAAGCTTTTGGAAGTAGCTTTAGAAATGTTGAGAACATGGGGGTGA